The genomic segment CACGACCTTCCGACCGAGCTCAGCGACTGCCGCCCGGGCGACGGGACTTCTGCCAGCGGACCAAGGCGTTCAGGCGCGCCGGCGTGGTGGCTATCACCGTGTCCGGGTCGTCGCTCTCGCGGAGGAGGAGGTGCCCGTTGACTCTGGCCAGTTCGACACAGTTCGGACCCTCCACACCTGAGAAAGACGACTTCTGCCACTGCGTGTCAGGCATGTCGGGGCCTCTCATAGCTCTCGTACGATGCGGCGGATGAGATGGCGGGACTCCATCTCGGACAACGAGGACTGCTCGGCCGAGCCCAGAAGCCTTCTGTATCTCGCGAGTTCAGCAGCGGCACCGATGAAGAGGCCGCCCACGGGGCTGTCCAGCTGCGCCGTATCCAACTGCGGCACAACGCCTCCCGCGTACAGCAGCGGGCTGCTCACCTCGATGAAGTGCTCGTTGGTGAACGGGATGACGCGGACCGTCACCGTCGGCCACTCCGAAGCCTCCAGCAAGTACTCCAGCTGCCCTTTGGCGACCTCTCGGCCGCCGAAGCGCATACGCAACGCCGCCTCGTGCACGATCGCGCTGAACGGCGGCGGATCGTCCCGTTCGAAGATCCTCCGGCGCCTCAGCCGGAATTCCACGCGTACGTCGACTTCCGCGGCGGGCAGCGTGGAAGCGCGGCTGCCGTGCAGCGCTCGCACGTACTCCTCGGTCTGGAGAACACCGGGCACGTTCAGCGTCTGAACGCTGCGCAGACCCGTCGCATGGTGCTCCAACTCCGCGATGTTCAGGAAATCAGGTGGCAGCACACCCCGGTACTCGTCCCACCAGCCCTGCCCGCGCGACTCCCCCGCGATGACGCAGAGCGCGTCGACCAGCTTCGCGTCGTCGCACGAGTAGAACGCCGCGAGGCGCCGGATCCGCTCCTCGCTGACCCCGATGCGACCCGACTCCATGTGGCTGATCTTCGCCTGATCGGTGGAGAGCAGACCCGCGGCTTCACGCGCCGTCCTGCCCGCCAGCTCCCTCAACTTCCGCAGTTCGGCGCCCAGTCTGACCTGTCGAGCGGTGGGGTTTTCTCTCAGCGGCATCGTCACGTTCCCTTCGGGTCCGAGTCTGCCGTGTCGCGATGAGCCGGTCCACTCACTCGGGTGAACCCCACGGGACAACCTTGCCCCTGGGCAAGGTTGTCCCTACTTTCGTGTCAACCGCACGGCCCGCCAGTGAACCCGCAGAGCAGTCACCCACCTTCGGGTGGCCAAGCCACGGTGGCCCGCCGCGCACCAGACCATCCCGCAACGGGAGTTGACCCGATGGACGACCGACCGAACAGAACTCCGCAGACCTACCGCCTCACCACCCCCAACACCCCCCTCTCCCCCAAGATCTGCCGCGACACCGTCGCGATGCTGCTCACCGCCAACGGCCACCGGCCCGACCTCACCGACACCGCCCGCACCCTCGTCTCCGAGATCGTGACCAACGCCGTGACGCACACCGGCTCACCGACCATCGACCTGGAGACCGTCGTCCTGTGCGACGGCGTGCGCGTCGCCGTGTACGACGATCACGCCGCCGCCGAACCGCTCGCCGCGCTCGACGTCTCCCGGGACAGCGAGCACGGGCGCGGATTGCTGCTCGTGCAGGCCCTTGCCGACGACTGGGGTGTGGGGCCCGCGGCTCGTCCTCGCGGCGCGGGCAAGAACGTCTGGTTCGAGCTTCGGTGAGACGGCGGCCTTCGGTGAGACGGCGGCGGAACGGGGTTTTACAGGACCCCGACTATTCTGGATACTGTAATAGTCCGCGAAACCGAAGACACGGCCCGCACGGACCGAAGACACGACCACACGCCGAAGAGAGGAACCCGTGGCCGCCGCCCCACCCACCGCCTGGACCCGCGCCGCGCTCCCGCTCTGTCTGCTCGGCATCCTGGACGGCGAGCCGAAGAGCTACGGGTACGCGCTGCTCAGCCGGCTCGGCGACGCGGGGCTCGACGGCGTGAAGCCCGCGACCCTCTACCCCGCCCTCACGCGCCTCGAAGAAGAAGGCGCCGTCGAGGTCGAGTGGGGGGCGGGCGACGGCGGACCAGGGCGGAAGTACTACCGGATCACCGAGGAGGGGCGAGTGAGGCTGCGGCGCGACCAAGCCGCATGGGGGGACTTCTCCCGTACCGTCGCCTCGCTCCTGCCGGCCGAGGCCGAGGCCGAGGGGGAAGCACGTGAGCAAGTCAGCGGCGCCTGAGATCAGTTGGGCGCGCAAGGAGGACGAGGAGTGGGCCGACACCGTGCAGGTGCGGCTCGCGTTCGACGAGGAGGTGCCGGTCGGGTTCGCCGAGGAAGTGCTCGTCGAGGCCCGCCAACTCGTCGAAGAGGCCGGGCAGCCCGCCCGCGAGGTGTTCGGGGACCCGGCCGCGTACGCCCGCAGCGTCGCCGCCGAGCGGGTCAGCGAGACGTACCGGGCCGGGATCGACACGCGTGGGATGCGGCCCGCCGAACGGCTCGGCGCCGCGCTCGGCTCCATGGGGTTCCTCGTGTTCGCCGTCTTCGGGCTCGTCTGGATCCAGGACGGCCTGTGGGTCGGCGTGAACTGGGCCTCGGTCGCGACCTTCACGGGGATCGGCGTGGGCGTCTCGGCGGGATGCGTCGCATTCGTCGCCCGTGCCGCCGGGCTGTTCCGGGGCATGTGGTGGTTCCTGGCCGGCGCGGCGGCCGCATTCGCGGGCGCCGTCACTCTCGCCGGCACGCTCTCCGACGAGCGCCTCTTCCGCGTGCCCGCGCCGGTCCTCATGCTGGCCGGCGTCCCGCTGGCCGTCGCCGCTTTCCTGCTCCCGGAGGAGAGGATCAACCGTTGGTTCACGCCCGCCCGTCCGGCGGGCGGCCTGGACGACGAGCAGTGGCTGGCCCGCCTGGACGGGCTGCTGCGCGGGCGGCACGGCATGAAGGCCGCCGAGGCCCGCGCCCACGTGGAGGAAGTCCGCCAGCACCTCGCCGCGGCCACCGGGGACACGCGCGCCGAGCACGCTTTCGGTGACGTCGAGATCTACGCCCTGCGCCTCTCCGAGGGCCCGCGCAGGCAGCAGCGCATCACGCGCCAGAAGCTTTACGGCGCCCTCGCCTCGTCCGTGCTCTTCGGCGTCCTCACCGTCGACAGCCTGCTCGACCCGCACGACCGCTCCTCCGGCTGGGTCGCCTGTTACGTGGGGGCGTTCGGCTGCGCGGCATGGGGTGCGGTCAGCGAATGGCGCACCCTGCGCAAACAGCGCGCGGCCCTCGCGGACCCCGCGGCCCGCAAGCCATAACCTGCCCCGCATGATCCTCGAACCGCTCGTCGCCGTCGACGGCGCACTGCCCGGCCACCTCCTCACCGAGGTGACCGGGCTCTACGCGTCGAACCACGCGTTCTTCGCGCTCAGCGGCGACTTCCCCGATCCCGACGACATCCGCGTCGAACAGGTCGCGAAGGCCCTCGCCGACGAGCTCGCGCACCCGGACGCCGAAGTGCTGCTCGCGCGCTCGCGCGGCCGTCTCGTCGGCGTCGTCCTCACCCTCGCCCGCCATCCGGACCCGACCGATCCCGACCCGTGGATCGGGCTCCTCATGGTCGACGCAAGCTTGCATCGCACCGGGGTGGGGCGGGAGTTGGCGGCGCTCGTCGAGGAGCGGTTCCGGGCGGCGGGGCGTGACGCCGTGCGCCTCGCGGTCCTGGAGAACAACCCGAAGGCACTCCGCTTCTGGACCGCGCTCGGCTACCTCGTCATCGGGCACCGCGAGGACCGCGCGCGGCACCGCCCGTGCGCGGTCCTGCGCAAGGCTCTGTGAACCGATGACACCCGCCCTCAGGGGCTGTCCGGCTTTCCGTCCCCGTACAGCCAGTCGCCCCAGATCCTGCTGACCTTCTCGCGCGCCTCGTCGCCGCCCGCGTTCCGTTCGACGTACTCCGTGAAGTCCTTGGTGTCCGCGTTCTTGTGCCGGTACGTCTTCGTCCAGCCCTGCACGATGTCGTAGAACGCGTCGTCGCCGACGGCCCGGCGGATCTTGTGGATGACCATGGCGGCCCGGTCGTACACGGGCGGGTCGGAGATGCTCGCGGCGTCCGTGGGCCGCGCGGGCGGGAACGCCCAGATCGCCTCGTTGTCCGCCTTGTCCTCGTAGTAGTCGCCCTTGTAGAGCGCGTCGAAGGTCTTCTGGGCGCTGTCCCCGTCGTGGTCCTCGTCGTACAGCCACGTCGCGTA from the Streptomyces venezuelae genome contains:
- a CDS encoding helix-turn-helix domain-containing protein — protein: MPLRENPTARQVRLGAELRKLRELAGRTAREAAGLLSTDQAKISHMESGRIGVSEERIRRLAAFYSCDDAKLVDALCVIAGESRGQGWWDEYRGVLPPDFLNIAELEHHATGLRSVQTLNVPGVLQTEEYVRALHGSRASTLPAAEVDVRVEFRLRRRRIFERDDPPPFSAIVHEAALRMRFGGREVAKGQLEYLLEASEWPTVTVRVIPFTNEHFIEVSSPLLYAGGVVPQLDTAQLDSPVGGLFIGAAAELARYRRLLGSAEQSSLSEMESRHLIRRIVREL
- a CDS encoding DUF397 domain-containing protein, whose product is MRGPDMPDTQWQKSSFSGVEGPNCVELARVNGHLLLRESDDPDTVIATTPARLNALVRWQKSRRPGGSR
- a CDS encoding PadR family transcriptional regulator: MAAAPPTAWTRAALPLCLLGILDGEPKSYGYALLSRLGDAGLDGVKPATLYPALTRLEEEGAVEVEWGAGDGGPGRKYYRITEEGRVRLRRDQAAWGDFSRTVASLLPAEAEAEGEAREQVSGA
- a CDS encoding GNAT family N-acetyltransferase, whose product is MILEPLVAVDGALPGHLLTEVTGLYASNHAFFALSGDFPDPDDIRVEQVAKALADELAHPDAEVLLARSRGRLVGVVLTLARHPDPTDPDPWIGLLMVDASLHRTGVGRELAALVEERFRAAGRDAVRLAVLENNPKALRFWTALGYLVIGHREDRARHRPCAVLRKAL
- a CDS encoding ATP-binding protein, which translates into the protein MDDRPNRTPQTYRLTTPNTPLSPKICRDTVAMLLTANGHRPDLTDTARTLVSEIVTNAVTHTGSPTIDLETVVLCDGVRVAVYDDHAAAEPLAALDVSRDSEHGRGLLLVQALADDWGVGPAARPRGAGKNVWFELR